One Acutalibacter muris DNA window includes the following coding sequences:
- the accD gene encoding acetyl-CoA carboxylase, carboxyltransferase subunit beta produces MNLMGLFRSPQNELEKGGKEAEDAGIRSTCPRCGVQLPLSDLQENMNVCTACGYHFRITPRERIAYITDEGSFRELNGELMSRDILDFPGYDQKLRNARLSSREKDAVVCGTAEIGQYPCALFVMDPNFMMGSMGTVVGEKITRLFESAAELHLSVVGFTVSGGARMQEGILSLMQMAKTSAAVRRHSNAGLLYLTVLTDPTLGGVTASFAMDGDIIMAEPGATIGFAGPRVIEQTIRKKLPQGFQTAEFLLDHGFVDLIVPRHEQRETIASLLRLHQMGTAEKEKGEGEL; encoded by the coding sequence ATGAATTTAATGGGACTTTTCCGATCGCCCCAGAACGAATTGGAGAAGGGCGGCAAGGAGGCCGAGGACGCCGGTATCCGCAGTACGTGCCCCCGATGCGGCGTCCAACTGCCGTTAAGCGACCTTCAGGAAAATATGAACGTGTGCACCGCCTGCGGCTACCATTTCAGGATAACCCCCAGAGAACGCATCGCCTATATCACCGACGAGGGCAGTTTCCGGGAGCTGAACGGAGAACTCATGAGCCGGGACATACTGGACTTCCCTGGCTATGATCAAAAGCTCAGAAACGCGCGGCTCTCCTCCAGAGAGAAGGATGCGGTAGTCTGCGGCACGGCTGAGATTGGGCAGTACCCCTGCGCGTTGTTTGTGATGGACCCAAACTTTATGATGGGCAGCATGGGTACTGTCGTGGGTGAAAAAATAACCCGTCTGTTCGAATCCGCCGCGGAGCTCCACCTTTCTGTAGTTGGCTTCACTGTGTCCGGCGGGGCGCGGATGCAGGAGGGCATACTATCCCTTATGCAGATGGCCAAGACCAGCGCGGCGGTCCGGCGGCATAGTAACGCGGGGCTTTTATACCTTACAGTTCTAACAGATCCCACCCTTGGCGGAGTGACGGCCAGCTTTGCTATGGACGGCGACATTATTATGGCCGAGCCGGGGGCCACGATCGGGTTTGCCGGGCCAAGGGTTATTGAGCAGACTATACGAAAGAAACTGCCCCAGGGCTTCCAAACAGCGGAATTTCTTTTGGACCATGGCTTTGTGGATCTGATAGTGCCCAGGCATGAACAGAGGGAGACCATTGCCAGCCTGCTTAGACTGCACCAAATGGGGACTGCGGAGAAAGAAAAAGGGGAGGGCGAGCTGTAA
- a CDS encoding S-layer homology domain-containing protein → MNKSKFLKRSLAALLAILMVATMIPSAFAAVTTVEDAPMAFAADDPGYNISVDGNRATWDAAENAYTAETKFPEGGSPADFGASMIPAANTTIAVSGKEGVDLGTLGTAVNPLDPDKADKSVDSFGAGTYTYTLTAEVTNDNGDVLSTNEYKLVITATMTVKSTDASLKAIKSAKLQGMVSAKFDNEKNTIELVKALGMSDNINSSATGNAPLTDKAGLTPVFIPANDNIANMTYNSGTKTLTVTAQNGDTKAYKVTFTEEPAFSTFKLGDFEGKADEDDSKIINVFLPYSYVNNGRTAVDVAKVNKLANSWTVPTGSVVKVNGVAAESGDALNFAVPSPSANVDTIDGVDYWVADSTTSGTKPITVKTKKSDDFKAVNVRVLVPKENPEAKLTAIQVGANNQIVNIPEGQTTVNVTMPYDKDHTTKDSITAQIIKVWGSEAANVELARDYVASADATPDKPVNGFDPVAGTGEDISGGVATSTNGIAVSKTVYINVKSEDGKTTTMYTVNVNPGTSGNRRLTSVEFIDPADDNKVVATGSINNTNNTVNITVPFAVGIDPWTKLAGLKVRAAANPSAVIKMGNNDITVTSGAATNAVYTVTLTDSDVPSDTKETVTDAQTAPSNPTADYQLTVGGITVTVTVPCTATAKESTPGTQDTDVDGKYIWTLAPKADFDVAALAALVATAVGNDASVSSDWGVAYDPVTGEDGSTTHIIKATASTAGKVGESGPASDNVIVEGWDEVSKGSEDGEDSVAITNTFVDYDLATSLQDVLDADNDASGNKVIRIPTAGVAGADAVGNQFKIKTEYNAAANSETVYTVTINKKAPSTAATISGVKVTNDADGTPDSASVSYNATASGTKQSGKIVVAPLPYALSHTGVSAADNMRFSELEVSEGAKVYAVKGTTATEMKVTKTDGKVTTYSDQFAAWTADNDNWTKAGKEVKIYVFSEKDWDAIEITPSAGYDEDRETALTADLTAVAGGAEADITPSTLYKMSASYIPAETGKELVSIASTLDERVKVAKASNTVTITVPYSFVDDGAKLFSLDIVTSKLATLHATSVGNQIVPDEGKQSKFDDDTATKFKVVKVGEDYKLQTSSDVDVTKLVIQSESKNNTGEWNIVVKVAPEENSAEITSISSNGYSAVLGEDGETWTLKIPADMDKVQLLNIVTASKVATVKVDGVSYEKDAYYDLGADLEIEVTAENGNTAFTYTLKIEEDTNQSSDATLSEVKVGEYEVTKSGNDYTVKVPEGTDVTKLPLTLTATDSKIKGITVNGTAYTEGMEVDLTTAATIVVTAEDGSTATYTLTAVTGDVQKPSDKYTDIPAGAMGDYIKAAIDNGIMVGTSETKFSPNVDIPRWQFALLIARADLRIKNADITSAAEADAELKKLYSGTPAFSDPKNNELYDAAIEYCSKNKIISGIGNNKFDPNGKVNRLQAARMISDWTGVTDATKTENTHDIKDWNKINWGKYYVNSVYDAGFMQGRTNGNFGPQDVLKRSEAAVVIMKAYEYMADK, encoded by the coding sequence ATGAACAAAAGCAAGTTCCTGAAGAGATCACTCGCGGCGCTGTTGGCCATACTGATGGTCGCCACGATGATCCCGAGCGCCTTCGCCGCGGTGACAACCGTGGAGGACGCTCCCATGGCGTTTGCTGCTGATGATCCCGGGTACAATATTTCCGTAGATGGAAATCGTGCCACCTGGGACGCAGCCGAGAACGCCTATACCGCTGAGACCAAGTTCCCGGAGGGCGGGTCCCCCGCAGACTTCGGCGCCAGCATGATCCCGGCAGCAAACACCACCATCGCCGTCAGCGGCAAGGAGGGCGTGGACCTGGGCACACTGGGCACCGCCGTGAATCCGCTGGACCCCGACAAGGCCGATAAGTCTGTCGACAGCTTCGGCGCGGGCACCTACACCTACACCCTGACCGCAGAGGTCACCAATGACAACGGCGACGTACTCAGCACCAACGAGTATAAGCTGGTCATCACCGCGACCATGACAGTCAAGAGCACCGACGCAAGCCTGAAGGCTATCAAGTCTGCTAAACTGCAGGGCATGGTCAGCGCGAAGTTCGATAATGAGAAAAACACCATTGAGTTGGTCAAGGCTCTCGGCATGAGTGATAATATAAATTCCTCTGCCACAGGCAATGCCCCCCTTACAGATAAAGCCGGTTTGACGCCTGTCTTTATCCCCGCCAACGACAATATTGCTAACATGACCTACAACTCAGGGACCAAGACCCTGACTGTCACCGCCCAGAACGGTGACACAAAGGCTTACAAGGTCACCTTCACCGAGGAGCCCGCTTTCAGCACCTTCAAGCTGGGCGACTTCGAAGGCAAGGCCGATGAAGACGATTCCAAGATTATTAACGTCTTCCTGCCATATTCCTATGTTAACAACGGCCGCACCGCTGTGGACGTTGCCAAGGTCAACAAGCTGGCCAACAGCTGGACCGTTCCCACCGGCAGCGTTGTCAAGGTTAACGGCGTTGCTGCCGAGTCCGGCGACGCGCTGAATTTCGCGGTTCCGTCTCCTTCTGCCAACGTGGATACTATCGACGGCGTGGACTATTGGGTTGCCGATTCTACTACTTCCGGCACCAAGCCAATCACTGTAAAGACCAAAAAATCCGACGATTTTAAGGCTGTCAACGTCCGCGTCCTGGTTCCCAAAGAGAACCCCGAGGCCAAGCTGACCGCTATCCAGGTGGGCGCGAACAACCAGATAGTCAATATCCCCGAGGGCCAGACCACCGTTAACGTGACCATGCCCTATGACAAGGACCATACAACCAAGGATTCTATCACTGCCCAGATCATCAAGGTATGGGGCTCTGAGGCGGCCAACGTTGAGCTGGCCAGGGACTATGTGGCTTCTGCAGACGCAACGCCTGATAAGCCTGTCAATGGCTTTGATCCTGTAGCGGGCACTGGCGAAGACATTAGCGGCGGCGTGGCTACGTCCACCAATGGAATCGCCGTCTCCAAGACCGTCTACATCAACGTGAAGTCCGAGGACGGCAAGACCACCACCATGTACACCGTGAACGTCAACCCGGGCACCAGCGGCAACCGCCGTCTGACCTCCGTTGAGTTCATTGACCCCGCTGACGACAACAAGGTTGTTGCCACCGGCAGCATCAACAACACCAACAACACCGTCAACATCACAGTGCCCTTCGCCGTTGGCATTGACCCCTGGACCAAGCTGGCCGGGCTCAAGGTCCGTGCCGCTGCTAACCCCAGCGCGGTTATTAAGATGGGTAATAACGACATAACCGTCACTAGTGGCGCTGCTACAAACGCGGTTTATACTGTAACATTGACTGATAGTGATGTTCCGTCTGATACTAAAGAAACAGTCACTGATGCTCAAACAGCACCGTCAAACCCGACTGCTGATTATCAATTAACAGTTGGCGGTATAACAGTGACTGTTACGGTACCTTGTACGGCTACAGCGAAAGAAAGTACCCCTGGAACTCAGGACACAGATGTCGATGGCAAGTATATTTGGACACTCGCTCCAAAGGCGGATTTTGATGTGGCTGCCCTTGCAGCGCTGGTTGCTACCGCCGTGGGGAATGATGCTTCTGTCTCTAGCGATTGGGGCGTTGCCTATGACCCTGTAACAGGAGAGGACGGAAGCACCACTCATATTATAAAAGCGACCGCTTCAACTGCCGGCAAGGTTGGCGAGAGTGGACCTGCGTCGGATAACGTTATTGTTGAAGGGTGGGATGAAGTATCCAAAGGCAGTGAGGATGGAGAGGATTCCGTCGCTATAACCAACACCTTTGTTGATTACGATTTGGCGACAAGTCTCCAAGATGTTCTTGATGCCGATAACGATGCAAGCGGTAACAAGGTCATCAGAATCCCCACCGCTGGCGTTGCCGGCGCCGATGCTGTTGGCAACCAGTTCAAAATCAAGACCGAGTACAATGCGGCCGCGAACTCCGAGACCGTTTACACCGTTACCATCAACAAGAAGGCCCCCAGCACTGCCGCGACTATTTCCGGCGTGAAGGTGACTAATGATGCGGACGGAACTCCCGACTCCGCAAGCGTTTCCTATAACGCCACCGCCTCCGGCACCAAGCAGAGCGGCAAGATCGTAGTTGCTCCGCTGCCCTATGCCCTTAGCCATACCGGCGTAAGTGCTGCTGACAATATGCGGTTCTCTGAGCTGGAGGTCAGCGAGGGCGCGAAGGTGTACGCCGTTAAGGGCACCACCGCAACCGAAATGAAGGTTACTAAGACCGACGGCAAAGTGACAACGTATAGCGATCAGTTTGCTGCATGGACCGCTGACAATGATAATTGGACCAAGGCCGGCAAGGAAGTGAAGATTTACGTCTTCAGCGAGAAGGATTGGGACGCTATAGAGATTACTCCGAGCGCGGGTTATGATGAGGACAGGGAGACCGCCCTTACTGCCGATTTGACGGCTGTGGCTGGCGGTGCTGAAGCTGACATCACCCCCTCCACTCTCTACAAGATGTCCGCCTCCTACATCCCCGCCGAGACCGGCAAGGAGCTTGTAAGCATTGCCAGCACTCTGGACGAGAGGGTGAAGGTCGCCAAGGCCTCCAACACTGTTACGATTACCGTACCCTACTCCTTTGTGGACGATGGTGCAAAGCTCTTCTCCCTGGATATCGTAACCAGCAAGCTGGCTACCCTTCATGCCACAAGCGTGGGCAATCAGATAGTTCCCGACGAGGGCAAACAGTCTAAGTTCGATGACGACACTGCCACCAAGTTCAAGGTTGTGAAGGTTGGAGAGGATTATAAGCTCCAGACTAGCAGCGATGTCGACGTCACTAAGCTGGTTATCCAGTCCGAATCCAAGAACAACACCGGCGAGTGGAACATAGTCGTAAAGGTCGCTCCTGAGGAGAACAGCGCTGAAATCACCAGCATTTCTTCTAACGGCTACAGCGCCGTGCTGGGCGAGGACGGCGAGACCTGGACCCTGAAGATTCCCGCCGATATGGATAAGGTTCAGCTGCTGAATATCGTTACCGCCTCCAAGGTCGCCACTGTTAAGGTGGACGGCGTTTCCTATGAGAAGGACGCTTACTATGATCTGGGCGCTGACCTTGAAATTGAAGTGACCGCCGAAAATGGCAATACTGCCTTCACCTACACCCTCAAGATTGAGGAGGACACCAACCAGAGCAGCGACGCTACTCTGAGCGAGGTCAAGGTGGGCGAGTACGAAGTCACCAAGTCCGGCAACGATTACACCGTCAAGGTGCCCGAGGGCACAGACGTTACCAAGCTGCCCCTGACCCTGACCGCTACGGACAGCAAGATCAAGGGCATCACCGTCAACGGCACAGCATATACCGAGGGTATGGAGGTCGACCTGACCACAGCCGCCACCATCGTGGTGACCGCTGAGGACGGCTCCACCGCTACCTACACCCTGACCGCTGTCACCGGCGACGTTCAGAAGCCCAGCGACAAGTACACCGATATTCCTGCCGGAGCCATGGGCGACTATATAAAGGCCGCCATCGACAACGGCATTATGGTGGGCACCTCTGAAACCAAGTTCAGCCCCAATGTTGACATTCCCCGCTGGCAGTTCGCTCTGCTGATTGCCCGCGCTGACCTGAGGATCAAGAACGCTGATATCACCAGCGCGGCCGAGGCCGACGCCGAGCTCAAGAAGCTCTATAGCGGCACACCGGCGTTCAGCGATCCCAAGAACAACGAGCTTTACGACGCCGCTATCGAGTATTGCAGCAAGAACAAGATCATCAGCGGTATCGGAAATAACAAGTTCGATCCCAACGGCAAGGTGAACCGTCTCCAGGCTGCCCGCATGATCTCCGACTGGACTGGTGTCACGGATGCGACCAAGACCGAGAACACCCATGACATCAAGGACTGGAACAAGATCAACTGGGGTAAGTATTACGTGAACTCCGTTTACGACGCAGGGTTCATGCAGGGCCGCACCAACGGCAACTTCGGGCCCCAGGACGTCCTGAAGCGCAGTGAGGCCGCCGTAGTCATCATGAAGGCTTACGAGTACATGGCCGATAAATAA
- a CDS encoding acetyl-CoA carboxylase biotin carboxylase subunit yields MFTKILIANRGEIAIRIIRACKEMGISTVAVYSQADKESLHTALADQAVCVGGSRAEDSYLDAKRIISAALATGAQAIHPGYGFLSENAEFARLCRQYGLTFIGPSAEVISRMGDKEAARKLMRENGVPTTPGTDVLSSPVEALKAAEAIGYPVMIKASAGGGGKGIRLVERPEDIERAFCTASAEAEKAFGDGRVYMEKYLAPSKHIEVQLLADQEGHIVCLGERECSIQKNHQKLIEESPSPGVTPGTREKLIAAAANAAQAAEYTNAGTVEFLMDKSGQFYFMEMNTRLQVEHPVTELVTGIDIVKWQIRIAAGVPLDFTQQDIHLQGAAIECRINAIKASRVKFFHPPGGPWVRFDSFLYQGCDISPYYDSMLGKLIVYSSTREEAIRKMQSALCELIIDGVDNNIEEQIGIVRDRRFRAGDYYTDFIRYFKPKLKDK; encoded by the coding sequence GTGTTTACAAAGATACTCATAGCTAACCGGGGCGAGATAGCCATACGCATTATCCGCGCCTGCAAGGAGATGGGCATCTCCACCGTGGCTGTCTACTCTCAGGCGGATAAAGAGTCCCTGCATACCGCCCTTGCCGACCAGGCCGTGTGTGTGGGTGGTTCCCGCGCGGAGGATAGCTACCTTGACGCAAAAAGAATAATCAGCGCGGCGCTGGCTACCGGGGCCCAGGCCATCCATCCCGGGTATGGCTTCCTGTCAGAAAACGCGGAATTTGCCCGGCTATGCCGGCAGTATGGCTTGACCTTTATCGGGCCCAGCGCCGAGGTTATCTCAAGGATGGGCGACAAGGAGGCCGCTCGGAAGCTTATGAGGGAAAACGGCGTCCCCACTACCCCCGGGACAGATGTTCTTTCCAGCCCGGTGGAGGCCTTAAAGGCCGCTGAAGCTATTGGCTACCCGGTGATGATAAAGGCCAGCGCCGGCGGCGGTGGTAAGGGCATACGCCTTGTGGAACGCCCCGAGGACATAGAGCGGGCCTTTTGCACAGCTTCTGCCGAAGCTGAAAAGGCTTTTGGGGACGGCCGGGTGTATATGGAAAAATATCTGGCCCCTTCAAAACACATTGAGGTGCAGCTGCTGGCGGACCAGGAGGGGCATATCGTCTGTTTGGGCGAGCGAGAGTGCTCCATCCAAAAGAACCATCAAAAGCTTATTGAGGAATCCCCTTCTCCGGGGGTAACTCCCGGAACCAGAGAAAAGCTTATTGCTGCCGCCGCCAACGCCGCCCAGGCGGCGGAGTATACCAATGCCGGCACGGTGGAATTTTTAATGGACAAATCCGGGCAATTCTACTTTATGGAGATGAACACCCGCTTACAGGTGGAGCACCCTGTTACAGAGCTTGTCACCGGCATAGATATTGTAAAGTGGCAGATACGCATCGCCGCGGGGGTGCCGTTGGACTTTACACAACAGGATATCCACTTGCAAGGGGCGGCTATTGAATGCAGGATAAACGCTATTAAGGCCAGTCGTGTTAAGTTCTTCCATCCGCCGGGCGGTCCCTGGGTGCGGTTTGACAGTTTTCTTTATCAGGGCTGTGACATTTCGCCCTATTATGACTCCATGCTCGGCAAGCTTATCGTATATTCTTCTACCAGGGAGGAGGCTATACGAAAGATGCAGTCGGCTCTCTGCGAGCTGATAATTGACGGTGTGGACAATAATATTGAGGAACAAATTGGTATAGTCCGCGACAGGCGCTTTAGGGCTGGAGATTATTATACAGATTTTATCAGGTATTTTAAGCCCAAGCTCAAGGATAAGTGA
- a CDS encoding acetyl-CoA carboxylase carboxyltransferase subunit alpha, with protein sequence MSAYDKVMLARSKGRPTGTSYIENIFDSFIELHGDRRFGDDPAIVGGIATLEGVPVTVIAIEKGTDTKERLKRNFGMPSPEGYRKALRLMKQAEKFRRPVVCLVDTSGAYCGLGAEERGQAQAIAENLIELSTLRTPVISILIGEGGSGGALALALADRVWILENAMYSVISPEGCASILWKDAKKVKDAAECLKLTAQDMKELGVVEQIITEEDVSATYAQVKSLLSAELPALMSLSVEELLAARYGRFRQF encoded by the coding sequence ATGAGTGCATATGATAAGGTCATGCTTGCCCGGTCCAAGGGACGGCCCACGGGTACCTCGTATATTGAGAATATTTTTGATAGTTTTATTGAGCTGCACGGCGACAGACGCTTTGGAGACGACCCTGCTATTGTAGGCGGCATTGCCACTTTGGAGGGTGTGCCGGTGACTGTCATTGCCATTGAGAAGGGGACGGACACTAAGGAAAGGCTGAAGAGAAACTTCGGGATGCCCAGCCCCGAGGGCTACCGTAAAGCCTTAAGACTAATGAAGCAGGCGGAAAAGTTCCGCCGGCCGGTAGTCTGTCTGGTGGATACCTCAGGGGCATACTGTGGACTTGGAGCTGAAGAGCGGGGCCAGGCTCAGGCAATCGCTGAGAATTTGATCGAGCTTTCCACGCTTCGCACCCCAGTAATATCCATACTTATAGGCGAAGGCGGCAGCGGCGGCGCATTAGCGCTGGCGTTGGCCGACCGGGTGTGGATATTGGAGAACGCCATGTACTCGGTGATCTCGCCCGAGGGCTGCGCGAGTATACTTTGGAAGGACGCCAAAAAGGTCAAGGACGCGGCCGAGTGTTTGAAACTGACTGCGCAGGATATGAAGGAATTGGGCGTGGTGGAACAGATAATTACTGAGGAGGACGTCAGCGCGACCTATGCGCAGGTTAAGTCTCTGCTCTCTGCAGAGCTTCCCGCGCTCATGTCCCTATCGGTAGAAGAGCTTTTAGCGGCTCGGTACGGGCGTTTCCGGCAATTTTGA
- the fabZ gene encoding 3-hydroxyacyl-ACP dehydratase FabZ — MNRDEIKNILPHREPMLLVDEVELVDGRSCGKYRVRGDEFFLQGHFPGNPVVPGVIQCEMLAQSACVLLLGKAEGMTPLYTGLNNVKFRGQVKPGDIFETQCELVRSRGNFYFAKGTGSVDGKVCVSAEFSFALVKTGD; from the coding sequence ATGAACCGTGACGAGATAAAGAATATACTGCCCCATAGGGAACCCATGCTGCTTGTGGACGAAGTGGAGCTTGTGGACGGCAGGTCCTGCGGGAAGTACCGTGTGCGTGGAGACGAATTCTTTCTACAGGGCCATTTCCCGGGAAACCCGGTGGTGCCCGGCGTTATACAGTGCGAGATGCTGGCACAGTCTGCCTGTGTGCTTCTGCTCGGAAAAGCCGAGGGTATGACCCCACTCTACACCGGCCTCAATAACGTAAAATTCCGGGGGCAGGTAAAGCCCGGCGATATTTTCGAGACCCAGTGCGAGCTTGTACGCAGCCGGGGGAATTTTTACTTTGCCAAGGGTACAGGCAGCGTTGACGGCAAGGTATGCGTGTCGGCGGAGTTCTCCTTCGCGCTGGTAAAGACCGGGGATTAA
- the alaS gene encoding alanine--tRNA ligase, translating into MKWTGLNELRESYLRFFESKGHLRLPSFSLIPQGDNSLLLINSGMAPMKKFFTGESTPPRLRVTTCQKCIRTPDIESVGIDDRHGTFFEMLGNFSFNDYFKKEAIPWAWEFFTKVLEIPEEKLFVTVYQEDDVAWDIWTKDVGVPESHMRRMGKEDNFWEHGSGPCGPCSEIYFDRGPEHSCGKPDCDVGCECDRYVEVWNLVFTQFNNDGKGNYTPLGRENIDTGLGMERLACVMQDVDNLFLVDTVQNIMKKISELTGAEYGADKKTDISLRIITDHMRSTVFMIGDGVLPSNEGRGYVLRRLLRRAARHGRLLGVKGAFLKDVVDTVVQENGGAYPELREKRETIRKVIAHEEESFNRTIDQGMAMLTEFIDKADSKVFSGESAFTLNDTFGFPLDLTKEILSERGMEVDEARFHELMRQQKERARSARKNAGADAWRGEGGAVNGLPKTEFLGYTELASAAKVLAIIENGRRVDSAEAGAEVSVVLDRTPFYGESGGQAADAGTLEAEGVTVDVIDVTRYEGIFLHRAVIGEGTLNVGDQVSAVVDGDLRADIMRNHTAAHLLQAALRRVLGEHVEQAGQLVNGDRVRFDFTHFSAMTPEELLQVEHLVNLEILRSVPVEIREMPIDEARKLGAMALFGEKYGDVVRVVSLKDGFSMELCGGTHMDNTARLGLFKIVSESSVAAGVRRIEAVTGRNVLEQLTQNVAALGETARLLKVTNPVELPARAKQVMQELKEKDRQIESLNAKIASMNLEGVFREAQDVNGVKVVFALLSGTGPDALRALCDKAKEAPEPVAAVFAGVSGGKATLVAACNKPAQEKGLKAGLLVKSVAQITGGNGGGKPDFAMAGAKDQTKLDEALAAVPGFVKEQMQ; encoded by the coding sequence ATGAAATGGACAGGACTGAACGAGCTCAGAGAGAGCTATCTTCGCTTCTTTGAGTCAAAGGGGCACCTTCGGCTTCCCAGCTTCTCCCTGATACCCCAGGGGGACAACAGCCTTCTGCTGATAAACTCCGGCATGGCGCCCATGAAGAAGTTCTTCACCGGCGAGTCCACCCCGCCCAGGCTGCGGGTGACCACCTGCCAGAAGTGCATACGCACCCCGGACATAGAAAGCGTGGGCATCGACGACCGGCACGGCACCTTCTTCGAGATGCTCGGGAACTTCAGCTTTAACGACTACTTCAAGAAAGAGGCCATTCCCTGGGCCTGGGAGTTCTTTACCAAGGTACTGGAGATACCCGAGGAAAAGCTCTTTGTTACCGTATACCAGGAGGACGACGTCGCCTGGGATATCTGGACCAAGGATGTGGGCGTGCCTGAGAGCCATATGCGCCGCATGGGCAAGGAGGACAACTTCTGGGAGCACGGCAGCGGCCCCTGCGGCCCCTGCTCTGAGATATACTTCGACCGGGGCCCCGAGCACAGCTGCGGCAAACCCGACTGCGACGTGGGCTGCGAGTGTGACAGGTATGTGGAGGTATGGAACCTGGTGTTCACCCAGTTCAACAACGACGGCAAGGGCAACTACACACCCCTTGGCCGGGAGAATATCGACACCGGCCTGGGTATGGAGCGCTTGGCGTGTGTAATGCAGGACGTGGACAACCTGTTTTTGGTAGACACCGTGCAGAATATTATGAAGAAGATAAGCGAGCTCACCGGGGCAGAGTACGGCGCGGACAAGAAGACCGACATTTCCCTGCGCATTATAACGGACCATATGCGCAGCACCGTCTTTATGATAGGCGACGGCGTGCTGCCCTCTAACGAGGGCCGGGGATATGTGCTCAGGCGGCTCCTTCGCCGGGCGGCACGGCACGGGCGGCTGCTGGGGGTAAAGGGCGCCTTCCTCAAGGACGTGGTGGACACCGTGGTCCAGGAGAACGGCGGCGCTTACCCGGAGCTCCGGGAGAAGCGGGAGACCATCAGGAAGGTGATAGCCCACGAGGAGGAGAGCTTTAACCGCACCATCGACCAGGGTATGGCCATGCTCACCGAGTTTATCGACAAGGCCGACTCGAAGGTCTTCTCCGGCGAGAGCGCCTTTACCCTCAACGACACCTTCGGCTTCCCCCTGGACCTGACAAAGGAGATACTTTCCGAGCGGGGCATGGAGGTGGACGAGGCCCGCTTCCACGAGCTTATGCGCCAGCAGAAGGAGCGCGCCCGCTCCGCCCGCAAGAACGCCGGGGCCGACGCCTGGAGGGGCGAGGGCGGGGCCGTCAACGGTCTGCCCAAGACGGAGTTTCTGGGCTATACAGAGCTTGCTTCTGCCGCGAAGGTGCTTGCAATAATCGAAAACGGCCGGCGGGTGGACAGCGCCGAGGCCGGCGCGGAGGTCTCCGTGGTGCTGGACCGCACCCCCTTCTACGGCGAGAGCGGCGGACAGGCGGCTGATGCGGGCACCCTTGAGGCCGAGGGTGTCACTGTGGACGTGATAGATGTGACTCGGTATGAGGGGATATTCCTGCACAGGGCCGTCATAGGCGAGGGCACCCTTAACGTGGGGGACCAGGTCAGCGCCGTTGTAGACGGGGATCTTCGCGCGGACATCATGCGCAACCATACCGCCGCCCACCTTTTGCAGGCCGCTTTGAGGAGGGTGCTGGGCGAGCACGTGGAGCAGGCGGGCCAGCTGGTAAACGGCGACCGGGTGCGCTTTGACTTCACACACTTCTCGGCTATGACTCCAGAGGAGCTTTTACAGGTAGAGCACCTTGTAAATCTGGAGATACTCCGCTCGGTGCCGGTAGAGATTCGGGAAATGCCCATTGACGAGGCCAGGAAGCTGGGGGCCATGGCCCTGTTCGGAGAGAAGTACGGCGATGTGGTGCGGGTGGTCTCCCTAAAGGACGGCTTTTCCATGGAGCTCTGCGGCGGTACCCATATGGACAACACCGCAAGGCTGGGGCTTTTCAAGATTGTGTCCGAGTCCTCGGTGGCGGCCGGCGTGCGCAGGATAGAGGCCGTCACCGGCCGGAACGTGCTGGAGCAGCTGACCCAGAACGTGGCCGCCCTTGGGGAGACCGCAAGGCTCCTTAAGGTCACAAATCCTGTTGAGCTGCCCGCCCGCGCAAAGCAGGTGATGCAGGAGCTCAAGGAGAAGGACCGGCAGATCGAGAGCCTTAACGCCAAGATAGCCTCCATGAACCTTGAGGGGGTCTTCCGTGAGGCCCAGGACGTGAACGGGGTGAAGGTGGTGTTCGCGCTGCTGTCGGGCACCGGGCCGGACGCGCTGCGGGCCCTGTGCGACAAGGCCAAGGAGGCCCCGGAGCCGGTGGCGGCCGTTTTTGCCGGGGTCAGCGGCGGCAAGGCCACGCTGGTGGCCGCCTGCAATAAGCCCGCCCAGGAGAAGGGGCTGAAGGCGGGGCTTTTGGTGAAGTCCGTGGCCCAGATAACCGGCGGCAACGGCGGCGGCAAGCCCGACTTCGCCATGGCCGGGGCCAAGGACCAGACGAAATTAGACGAGGCCCTGGCGGCGGTGCCGGGCTTCGTGAAGGAACAGATGCAGTGA